Proteins from a genomic interval of Rhodococcoides fascians A25f:
- a CDS encoding carboxymuconolactone decarboxylase family protein: MAAPSAALQDFVTDTVWGGVWTRPGLDHRSRSLLNLGILIALRAHEELAGHVRGALRNGLTRTEITETVIHTAGYCGAPAALAAMRVVQKVLDAELGPLVADSDSTR, translated from the coding sequence CTGGCGGCACCCTCCGCCGCACTGCAGGATTTCGTCACCGACACCGTCTGGGGAGGTGTGTGGACCCGCCCCGGACTCGATCACCGCAGCCGCAGTCTGCTCAATCTAGGAATCCTCATCGCGCTGCGCGCACACGAGGAACTCGCGGGCCACGTACGAGGGGCGCTTCGCAACGGCCTCACCAGAACCGAAATCACCGAAACCGTCATCCACACAGCGGGCTACTGCGGAGCACCGGCCGCGCTGGCGGCGATGCGCGTTGTGCAGAAAGTGCTCGACGCCGAACTCGGACCCCTGGTTGCGGACTCGGACTCCACCCGGTAA
- a CDS encoding AMP-binding protein has translation MVSDVIDCKVVFAHDVEQVCEVLSAVELFPRYFAGLEYCTLRDTATGYRCGVGGVEHNLELVVNRRNQPIITIEHTESGGFVRFTLTRRSAGETKIDVTVFRAGLGGAYAPQPEHNRAVVDWVMGGLRRLENSLSGTPTSIVSNSGDSRSLQLAILKTMVATGVVRAARPDRAYRQLNSLSKWGFTLGGGFAAAAAKSPDEIAVIDDRGTRTFSEIHHRSHRIAAGLAASDIRPGSTVGILARNHSAMIECTVACGMLGVEVVLLNTGLAARQIEAIAARHQLRMLFLDDEFDTTIRYLPEDVTRVSLSAHTAVPRRRTLEHFVASPSATFVRPDRPGSVVVLTSGTSGAPKGALRPTPRGFGTIAAMLSRMPLRMNERMLIAAPMFHSWGLAALQISTPLRATVVLQDRFDPEDCLRAIETHRCTSLIAVPIMLQRILDLPESVRSRYDTSSLRVVACSGSALTASTVSRFMNVFGDILYNFYGSTEVSWATIATPDDLRASPGTAGRPPLGTTIAVLDADGTPMAVGSLGRIFVGNDMLFDGYTNAEPPPTASARGAALMDTGDLGYIDCNGRLFVCGRDDEMIISGGENVFPGPVEDAIANLPQVGEVAVVGVPDSEYGQRLAAFVVGRGAAGLDADMVRAYIRNRLSRFCVPRDITFLDELPRTATGKVIKRMLIEPPTAAGM, from the coding sequence ATGGTTTCGGACGTCATCGACTGCAAGGTTGTGTTCGCACACGACGTCGAGCAGGTGTGCGAGGTCTTGAGCGCGGTCGAGTTGTTCCCACGCTACTTCGCCGGTCTCGAATACTGCACGTTGCGTGACACCGCTACCGGGTATCGATGCGGCGTCGGCGGCGTCGAGCACAACCTCGAGCTCGTGGTGAACCGGCGTAATCAACCGATCATCACAATCGAGCACACCGAGTCCGGTGGATTCGTCAGATTCACCCTGACGAGACGATCGGCCGGCGAGACCAAGATCGATGTGACCGTGTTCAGGGCAGGTCTCGGCGGGGCGTATGCACCCCAGCCCGAACACAACCGCGCTGTCGTAGATTGGGTCATGGGGGGTCTTCGCAGACTGGAGAATTCTCTTTCCGGTACCCCGACGTCGATAGTGTCGAACAGTGGAGACTCGCGGTCGCTACAACTGGCGATTCTGAAGACAATGGTCGCGACCGGTGTCGTTCGTGCTGCGCGCCCCGACCGCGCGTACAGACAGTTGAACTCCCTGTCGAAGTGGGGCTTCACTCTGGGTGGCGGATTCGCGGCAGCGGCAGCGAAGTCACCCGATGAGATCGCCGTGATCGACGACCGTGGAACCCGCACGTTCTCGGAAATCCACCACCGGTCGCATCGCATCGCTGCAGGTCTCGCAGCATCCGATATTCGCCCGGGAAGCACCGTCGGGATACTGGCCCGAAACCACTCGGCGATGATCGAATGCACCGTCGCATGCGGCATGCTCGGCGTCGAGGTAGTGCTACTCAACACCGGCCTCGCGGCCCGTCAGATCGAGGCGATCGCCGCCCGCCACCAGCTTCGGATGTTGTTCTTGGACGACGAATTCGACACGACGATTCGGTACCTCCCTGAGGACGTCACCCGAGTCAGCCTCTCCGCGCACACCGCCGTTCCGCGTCGACGTACCTTGGAGCATTTCGTCGCATCGCCGTCCGCCACGTTCGTCAGACCCGATCGCCCCGGATCGGTCGTCGTCCTGACATCGGGGACCAGCGGGGCGCCGAAGGGCGCACTCCGTCCCACACCACGAGGCTTCGGCACCATCGCGGCCATGCTGTCGCGGATGCCTCTCCGGATGAACGAGCGGATGCTCATCGCGGCCCCGATGTTTCACAGCTGGGGGTTGGCTGCACTGCAGATCAGCACGCCCCTGCGCGCAACGGTAGTTCTCCAGGATCGGTTCGATCCAGAAGACTGTCTGCGCGCAATCGAAACGCACCGTTGCACCTCTTTGATAGCCGTGCCGATCATGCTTCAGCGCATCCTCGATCTGCCCGAGTCGGTGCGATCCCGTTACGACACCTCCAGCCTGCGCGTCGTCGCCTGCAGCGGTTCTGCGTTGACCGCGTCGACAGTCAGCCGCTTCATGAACGTCTTCGGCGACATTCTCTACAACTTCTACGGGTCCACCGAGGTCTCGTGGGCCACGATCGCCACACCCGACGACCTGCGCGCGTCCCCTGGCACCGCAGGACGTCCGCCGCTCGGCACGACCATCGCGGTGCTCGATGCCGACGGCACCCCCATGGCGGTGGGCAGCCTCGGCCGCATTTTCGTCGGGAACGACATGCTGTTCGACGGCTACACCAACGCCGAACCTCCGCCCACTGCGTCTGCACGTGGAGCCGCGTTGATGGACACCGGAGATCTCGGGTACATCGACTGCAACGGGCGATTGTTCGTGTGCGGTCGGGACGACGAGATGATCATTTCCGGTGGCGAGAACGTATTTCCGGGACCGGTCGAGGATGCCATCGCCAATCTCCCTCAGGTCGGCGAGGTGGCAGTGGTCGGTGTGCCCGACAGCGAGTACGGACAACGTCTTGCAGCGTTCGTCGTCGGACGCGGCGCCGCAGGTCTCGATGCAGACATGGTGCGTGCCTACATTCGAAACCGGCTGAGCCGCTTCTGCGTTCCCCGAGACATCACGTTTCTGGACGAACTCCCCCGCACTGCGACCGGCAAGGTCATCAAGAGAATGCTGATCGAACCCCCGACCGCCGCCGGAATGTGA
- a CDS encoding SLC13 family permease, with protein sequence MTEAVPIPATALLPLVIFPVFDSGVAVNDVGASYGNNIIFLFMGGFLLAMAMQRWNLHRRIALLTVNATGTKPTMVIAGFMIATGFLSMWVSNTATAVMMIPIGVSVLVLVLDIGKKAGAIDDSDGSGSGENVAPDEKTITEAVIESNFGTALMLGIAYAASIGSLGTIIATPPNTLLVGYLEGQGVTIGFLQWMVAGVPLAVVLLVITWFLLTHVMFKPESDDIPGGKQLIRGELDSLGAMSQGEIRVAIIFLAAAASWVDVPLLFDSPPISDTGIAMTAALLLFLLPSGSKKVVRLIDWETAVKLPWGVLLLFGGGLALSAQFESSGLTEWIGSVAGGLDTIPVVLLVMVATAAIIFLTEIASNTATAATFLPVAGGVAMGMDIDILVLTVPVALAATCAFMLPVATPPNAVSYASGYITIGQMMRGGFWLNLIAIALITVAAYTVFAWSLGIQF encoded by the coding sequence ATGACCGAAGCTGTTCCGATTCCCGCGACAGCACTGCTGCCGCTCGTCATTTTTCCGGTCTTCGATTCCGGCGTCGCTGTCAACGATGTGGGCGCCTCCTACGGCAACAACATCATCTTCCTGTTCATGGGCGGTTTCTTACTGGCAATGGCCATGCAGCGATGGAACCTGCATCGACGCATCGCTTTGCTCACGGTGAACGCCACGGGAACGAAGCCGACGATGGTGATCGCCGGTTTCATGATTGCCACTGGTTTTCTGTCGATGTGGGTCTCCAACACGGCCACCGCGGTGATGATGATTCCGATCGGCGTCTCGGTGTTGGTACTGGTACTCGATATCGGCAAAAAGGCTGGAGCGATCGATGACTCGGACGGATCCGGATCGGGCGAGAACGTTGCTCCGGACGAGAAGACGATCACCGAGGCCGTGATCGAGAGCAATTTCGGCACCGCACTGATGCTGGGAATTGCCTACGCTGCGTCGATCGGCTCCCTGGGCACGATCATCGCCACTCCACCCAACACTTTGCTGGTGGGCTACCTGGAGGGCCAGGGAGTCACGATCGGATTCCTGCAGTGGATGGTTGCCGGTGTTCCACTTGCCGTCGTCCTGCTGGTGATCACGTGGTTCTTGCTCACCCATGTGATGTTCAAGCCCGAGAGCGACGACATCCCCGGCGGAAAACAATTGATCAGAGGCGAACTGGACTCGCTGGGAGCGATGTCGCAGGGCGAAATTCGAGTGGCGATCATCTTCTTGGCCGCAGCCGCTTCCTGGGTAGACGTTCCACTGCTCTTCGACAGTCCACCGATCTCGGATACCGGCATCGCGATGACTGCGGCGCTGCTGCTGTTTCTGCTCCCCAGCGGAAGCAAGAAGGTTGTGCGCCTCATCGATTGGGAAACGGCCGTGAAGCTGCCGTGGGGTGTGCTGTTGCTCTTCGGCGGCGGGCTCGCGCTGTCTGCCCAGTTCGAGTCGAGTGGCCTCACCGAGTGGATCGGCAGTGTCGCCGGCGGTCTCGACACGATTCCGGTGGTTCTACTCGTCATGGTGGCAACCGCGGCCATCATCTTCCTGACCGAGATCGCCAGCAACACGGCAACTGCGGCGACTTTCCTGCCGGTCGCAGGCGGCGTCGCCATGGGGATGGACATAGACATTCTGGTACTGACCGTCCCCGTCGCACTGGCAGCGACCTGCGCTTTCATGCTGCCTGTAGCCACTCCGCCCAACGCGGTGTCCTACGCCAGCGGCTACATCACGATCGGCCAGATGATGCGAGGTGGATTCTGGCTCAATCTGATCGCCATCGCATTGATCACCGTTGCCGCCTACACGGTGTTCGCGTGGTCGCTGGGTATTCAGTTCTGA
- a CDS encoding flavin monoamine oxidase family protein, protein MTHFDTIVVGAGISGATVARILHRAGRRVVVLEARDRVGGRVWTVRGDGNPFDVGASWIHGIDNNPLADAVRAFGMQTVEFTVGSYQPDGRPIAYYSPTGVRLSESAAARFAADVHDFDGPFARTVDQSSPRTSFGDAVEATLTQLNWDVDRLDRVREFLGHRAEEQLGVAQGDLDAHGLDDDAIDGDEVVFPDGYDELAVCLTEGLDVRLGHEVTQVRWGDEGVVVTTAAGSFSADRAVVTVPIGVLKSPNFTVEPPLPEPVSGALDRLDMNAFEKVFLRFPVKFWDENVYAIRQQGEAGRWWHSWYDVTQPNGRPTLLTFAAGPCAQQTRHWSDERIGDSIIHTLRGIYGHRVVPPDSVYVTRWQDDPFSYGSYSYMTVGSRTRDHDDLATPIGGVLHLAGEATWTDDPATVTAAMKSGHRAAERILGRTVPFSDIWDFASR, encoded by the coding sequence ATGACCCATTTCGACACGATCGTGGTGGGAGCGGGAATCTCCGGTGCAACCGTAGCCAGGATTCTGCACCGTGCGGGTCGGCGAGTAGTCGTTCTCGAGGCTCGTGATCGCGTGGGCGGTCGTGTGTGGACGGTGCGCGGCGACGGCAACCCCTTCGACGTCGGTGCGTCCTGGATTCACGGGATCGACAACAACCCCCTCGCCGACGCCGTGCGAGCTTTCGGTATGCAGACAGTCGAGTTCACGGTGGGCAGCTATCAACCCGATGGCCGACCCATTGCGTACTACTCCCCTACCGGTGTCAGGTTGAGCGAGTCCGCCGCCGCACGATTCGCCGCCGACGTTCACGACTTCGACGGTCCGTTCGCCAGGACCGTTGACCAGTCCTCTCCACGGACATCGTTCGGTGATGCGGTGGAAGCGACTCTGACTCAGCTCAATTGGGACGTAGACCGTCTGGACCGAGTGCGCGAATTTCTCGGCCATCGAGCCGAGGAACAGCTGGGGGTAGCCCAGGGGGATCTCGACGCACACGGTTTGGACGACGACGCCATCGACGGCGACGAAGTCGTGTTTCCCGACGGCTACGACGAACTCGCCGTCTGTCTCACCGAGGGATTGGACGTCCGACTCGGACATGAGGTCACGCAGGTCCGCTGGGGCGACGAGGGAGTGGTCGTGACAACCGCAGCAGGCTCGTTCTCGGCTGATCGCGCCGTGGTGACAGTGCCGATCGGGGTACTGAAGTCGCCGAATTTCACCGTCGAACCTCCGCTACCAGAACCAGTTTCGGGTGCTCTCGACCGGCTCGACATGAACGCCTTCGAGAAAGTGTTCCTCCGGTTCCCGGTGAAGTTCTGGGACGAGAACGTCTACGCAATACGGCAGCAGGGCGAAGCCGGGCGCTGGTGGCACTCGTGGTACGACGTGACCCAGCCGAATGGCAGACCCACGCTGTTGACGTTCGCAGCGGGGCCCTGTGCACAGCAGACCCGACACTGGTCGGACGAACGTATCGGGGACTCGATCATCCACACGTTGCGTGGCATCTACGGCCACCGCGTCGTCCCGCCGGACAGTGTGTATGTCACTCGGTGGCAGGACGATCCGTTCTCGTACGGTTCGTACTCCTACATGACGGTCGGTTCCCGGACTCGCGATCACGACGATCTCGCCACGCCCATCGGTGGCGTCCTGCATCTCGCGGGTGAGGCCACCTGGACCGATGACCCGGCAACGGTCACCGCAGCAATGAAGTCAGGACATCGCGCCGCAGAACGAATCCTGGGCCGCACCGTTCCTTTCAGCGACATCTGGGACTTCGCAAGTCGTTGA
- a CDS encoding serine/threonine-protein kinase, producing MAEDARFRAAQDRLFADRYRLGAVLGRGAMADVVRAEDQVLGRSVAVKIFRHGEPVDTVERIDAEIRTLASLSHPGLVTLYDAGTAPDATGIPSPYLVMELIDGPTLNSFRQNRAMHAVHVARIGSELAEALAYIQDRGVVHRDIKPANILIAHAPDSGAGQCAKLADFGIARIVDSDRLTEHGTTVGTAHYLSPEQATGTSAGPPTDIYTLGLVLIECLTGTMVFEGSAVAAAVARLHRDPAVPQELGPEWHSLLTAMTSRQPEDRPDAAAVAHRLRRILRSATPLPPTAVIPVERTHVVAAADPVGTAHRPPRRRWMVPGAAAALVLALGAGIIWIASSASDDPGQVPATPATPTPIPYESTIAVPTTQVTEPPVATVPNPTDAEVTPSSNPVLIQPAAPAAPQQNESPGTNNGNGNGNSGSGNGGPGNSGNGNSGPGNSSSGPGNPGNGNSGPGNPGRGN from the coding sequence ATGGCGGAGGACGCCCGTTTCCGCGCTGCTCAGGATCGTCTGTTCGCGGATCGATATCGACTGGGCGCAGTGCTGGGGCGCGGCGCGATGGCCGACGTCGTGCGCGCAGAAGACCAGGTCCTCGGCAGGTCCGTGGCAGTGAAGATATTCCGCCACGGCGAGCCGGTGGACACGGTTGAACGGATCGACGCGGAAATTCGAACCTTGGCGTCACTGTCGCATCCGGGCCTGGTCACGTTGTACGACGCAGGGACTGCCCCGGACGCCACAGGAATTCCGTCGCCCTATCTGGTGATGGAATTGATCGACGGACCGACGCTGAACAGCTTTCGCCAGAACAGGGCGATGCACGCCGTCCACGTCGCGCGCATCGGAAGCGAGCTGGCGGAGGCGCTCGCGTACATCCAGGACCGGGGTGTGGTGCACCGAGACATCAAACCAGCCAACATCCTGATCGCGCACGCCCCGGACTCAGGGGCGGGGCAGTGCGCGAAACTGGCCGATTTCGGCATCGCCCGCATCGTCGACTCCGATCGCCTCACCGAGCACGGCACCACAGTGGGCACCGCGCACTATCTCAGCCCGGAACAGGCGACCGGTACGTCTGCGGGACCGCCGACCGATATCTACACGCTCGGCCTCGTCCTCATCGAGTGCCTCACCGGCACAATGGTATTCGAGGGCAGCGCGGTGGCCGCCGCGGTAGCGCGACTGCACCGTGATCCCGCCGTTCCCCAGGAACTCGGGCCGGAGTGGCACTCGCTGCTGACGGCCATGACGTCTCGGCAGCCGGAGGACCGCCCGGACGCAGCTGCGGTCGCGCACCGACTGCGCAGGATCCTCCGAAGTGCAACCCCGCTCCCCCCGACTGCCGTGATACCTGTCGAGCGCACACACGTGGTTGCGGCTGCTGACCCGGTCGGCACCGCACACCGTCCTCCGCGTCGACGGTGGATGGTTCCTGGGGCGGCGGCCGCGCTCGTCCTTGCGCTCGGAGCGGGCATCATCTGGATCGCGTCCAGCGCGAGCGACGACCCGGGTCAGGTGCCTGCTACACCGGCGACACCGACACCGATACCGTACGAGTCGACGATCGCGGTGCCCACGACGCAGGTGACTGAGCCTCCGGTAGCCACCGTCCCGAACCCGACCGACGCCGAGGTGACGCCATCGTCGAATCCGGTGCTGATCCAACCCGCTGCACCTGCCGCACCACAGCAAAACGAAAGCCCCGGCACCAACAACGGCAACGGCAACGGCAATTCGGGCTCCGGCAACGGAGGCCCCGGCAACTCCGGCAACGGCAATTCAGGCCCCGGAAACAGCAGTTCGGGTCCGGGAAACCCCGGCAACGGCAATTCGGGTCCGGGAAATCCCGGTCGAGGAAACTGA